One window of the Tetragenococcus koreensis genome contains the following:
- the liaX gene encoding daptomycin-sensing surface protein LiaX: MNERERIMDLVKKGVLSTEEALDLLEEAAKEKDEAQIQKDGAKLNAQKQAEHQTSAEESFGQATDDKSAADKKRLEEMLDELATRANQASAELDEINAEIKGIKEEMSEKREEVMQIDTQEELDELSEEDIARREELKEEMSDLQESLNDLNEERSRLEEKLKTIRKDQWNQKKEKWNEKMDIPDDWKEQAGETWNQFGGKMAEAGNHLGEFLKKTFDNVSESVNENVEWKDINLRVPGVPTTKFEKTFEFPQTDASILDIKIANGSMTFNMWDQPDIKIDAKIKLYGKMDAATPEEAFEQRSQIVEDEEHLSFQVPNKRIRCDLVFNLPKRIYDHVSIKSLNGAININELDVKDIYLKTTNGQIDIDSINASMLEIEGVHGAINVAQGEIIDSVIETVNGNVTMGATPQNTGISIVNGDIRLTMNEDKVNRLDAHSVNGNIKVAFPSLLGLEATAKTNLGTINNRLSDYEVVRQKDERTNQLLHFRRKNDPIAQVDLSTTTGNIYLKDSGK; this comes from the coding sequence ATGAACGAAAGAGAACGAATTATGGATTTAGTAAAAAAGGGTGTACTTTCCACGGAAGAAGCCTTGGACCTGTTAGAAGAAGCGGCAAAAGAAAAAGATGAAGCACAAATTCAAAAAGATGGCGCTAAATTAAATGCCCAAAAACAAGCAGAACACCAAACAAGTGCAGAAGAATCATTTGGACAAGCAACTGATGATAAAAGTGCAGCAGATAAAAAACGTTTAGAAGAAATGTTAGATGAATTAGCAACACGCGCTAACCAAGCGTCTGCTGAATTAGACGAAATTAATGCTGAAATCAAGGGCATTAAAGAAGAAATGTCCGAAAAACGTGAAGAAGTCATGCAAATTGATACTCAAGAAGAACTTGATGAGTTAAGTGAAGAAGACATTGCAAGACGTGAAGAATTAAAAGAAGAAATGAGCGACTTGCAAGAGTCATTGAATGATCTAAATGAAGAACGTAGTCGGTTAGAAGAAAAGTTAAAAACGATCCGCAAAGACCAGTGGAATCAAAAGAAAGAAAAATGGAACGAAAAAATGGATATTCCAGATGACTGGAAAGAACAAGCTGGGGAAACGTGGAACCAATTCGGTGGTAAAATGGCCGAAGCCGGAAATCATCTAGGTGAATTTTTAAAGAAAACATTTGATAACGTCTCAGAATCGGTTAACGAGAATGTCGAATGGAAAGATATTAACCTTCGTGTGCCGGGTGTACCGACGACGAAATTCGAAAAAACGTTTGAATTTCCTCAAACCGATGCCAGTATCTTGGATATTAAGATTGCCAATGGGAGTATGACGTTTAATATGTGGGATCAGCCTGATATTAAAATTGATGCTAAAATTAAATTATATGGCAAAATGGATGCTGCTACACCTGAAGAAGCGTTCGAACAACGGAGTCAAATCGTTGAAGATGAGGAACACTTATCTTTTCAAGTACCCAACAAACGAATTCGCTGTGATTTAGTGTTTAATCTGCCAAAACGTATTTATGATCATGTGTCGATTAAATCATTAAATGGTGCTATTAACATCAATGAATTAGATGTAAAAGATATTTATCTGAAAACAACGAATGGTCAAATTGATATTGATTCGATTAATGCCTCTATGTTAGAAATTGAAGGCGTTCATGGCGCAATCAACGTGGCACAAGGGGAAATCATTGATTCAGTTATCGAAACAGTGAATGGAAATGTGACTATGGGTGCTACTCCTCAAAATACTGGAATCTCAATTGTTAACGGAGATATCCGTCTAACAATGAACGAAGATAAAGTAAATCGTTTAGATGCTCATTCAGTAAATGGTAATATCAAAGTAGCATTTCCTAGCCTACTAGGATTAGAAGCGACAGCTAAAACGAACTTAGGTACGATTAATAATCGTTTGTCTGATTATGAAGTGGTACGACAAAAGGATGAACGTACGAATCAACTACTACATTTTCGTCGTAAAAATGATCCTATAGCCCAAGTTGATTTATCTACTACAACAGGGAATATTTATTTGAAAGATTCAGGTAAATAA
- a CDS encoding phage holin family protein, with product MSYFERLIVNMLTFISLSVLLPQMVHVESFLTALLASFVLSILNTLIKPILTLLSLPLTILTLGFFSFLINAAMLQMTSSLVGTANFGFSSFGASLLVAIIMSVVNMIVTDHNMRKYVK from the coding sequence GTGAGCTATTTTGAGCGACTTATCGTAAATATGCTGACCTTTATCAGCTTATCGGTATTGCTGCCGCAAATGGTTCATGTTGAAAGTTTCTTGACAGCTCTCTTAGCGAGTTTTGTCTTATCAATTTTAAACACTTTGATTAAACCAATTTTGACGCTCTTATCGTTACCTTTGACAATTTTAACTTTAGGGTTTTTCAGTTTTCTGATTAATGCGGCGATGTTGCAAATGACTTCAAGCTTAGTGGGAACAGCCAATTTTGGCTTTTCTTCATTTGGCGCTTCATTGTTAGTGGCCATTATTATGTCGGTAGTTAATATGATTGTAACCGATCATAATATGCGAAAATACGTGAAATAA
- the lgt gene encoding prolipoprotein diacylglyceryl transferase, with protein sequence MTGTISRTAFEIFGIDIYWYAIIIVSGVIIAMWLSSREAVRAGLREDDVTDFMLAGLPISFIGARLYYVLFNIGPYLNDPIQIFNLRSGGLAIYGGLIAGGLWLLFFCQRNFIPTWTFLDIAAPSVLIAQGIGRWGNFINHEAYGPETTRSFLENLHIPNFIIENVYIDGAYRQPTFLYESVWSILGFILLIILRRKKGLFKEGEVAISYVIWYSFGRFFIEGLRTDSLYLFSSIRVSQLLSLVLFLGGWFLLIWRRKKNDRLKDYDRTQGENQYII encoded by the coding sequence ATGACAGGAACAATCAGCCGAACGGCGTTTGAAATTTTTGGTATTGATATTTATTGGTATGCGATCATCATTGTTTCTGGCGTCATCATTGCGATGTGGCTCAGCTCTAGAGAAGCTGTGCGTGCTGGTTTAAGAGAAGATGATGTGACCGACTTTATGTTGGCGGGCTTACCAATTTCTTTTATCGGTGCGCGACTCTACTATGTTTTATTCAATATCGGGCCCTACTTGAATGATCCTATCCAAATATTTAATTTACGTTCCGGTGGATTAGCTATATATGGTGGATTAATTGCAGGGGGGCTTTGGCTACTTTTCTTTTGCCAAAGAAATTTTATACCAACATGGACTTTTTTAGATATTGCAGCGCCTAGTGTACTTATTGCACAGGGGATCGGTCGTTGGGGAAATTTTATAAATCATGAAGCCTATGGTCCAGAGACGACTAGAAGTTTTTTAGAAAACTTGCACATTCCTAACTTTATTATCGAAAATGTCTACATTGATGGGGCTTATCGCCAACCAACTTTCTTATACGAATCTGTCTGGAGCATATTGGGTTTTATTTTACTTATTATACTGCGTAGAAAAAAAGGATTGTTTAAAGAAGGAGAAGTCGCGATAAGTTATGTGATATGGTATAGTTTTGGTCGGTTTTTCATTGAAGGATTGCGCACGGATAGCTTATATTTGTTTAGTTCTATCCGCGTTTCTCAATTACTTTCACTTGTCTTGTTTTTGGGTGGCTGGTTCCTTCTGATCTGGCGGCGTAAGAAAAACGATCGATTAAAAGATTATGATCGAACTCAAGGTGAAAACCAATATATAATCTAG
- a CDS encoding histidine phosphatase family protein, whose product MKKKIFAGVVVLGLLVFAGCTQQGEQTTATSSTGAESDEVTIYLTRHGETMFNDLDKVQGWSDTPLTDEGEEVAVDLGQGLAKEEVTFQSVYSSDMKRAHDTADAVLSGLEQEDEQVHEMEGLREAGSGQFEGESLETVNEDQAKEAGYDSYEEYESEERKPNEDEWSWLANAHYYADQSGYAEGADKVQERMTDAIEKIAEKQSEEGGGNVLVVSHGMSINVMLAGMTDKYEGDSLENASVTKIHYQDGDLDVENIGDTSYLEEGEE is encoded by the coding sequence TTGAAAAAGAAGATTTTTGCTGGGGTGGTTGTTTTGGGTTTATTAGTATTTGCAGGCTGCACGCAACAAGGCGAACAAACAACAGCAACTAGCAGTACAGGTGCAGAGAGTGATGAAGTGACGATTTATTTAACTAGGCATGGTGAAACGATGTTTAACGACCTAGACAAAGTTCAAGGTTGGTCAGATACCCCGCTAACCGATGAAGGGGAGGAAGTAGCTGTTGATTTAGGTCAAGGTTTGGCAAAAGAAGAGGTTACTTTCCAGTCGGTCTATTCCAGTGACATGAAGCGTGCACATGATACAGCTGATGCAGTCTTAAGCGGATTAGAACAAGAAGATGAGCAAGTTCATGAAATGGAAGGTTTACGAGAAGCTGGTTCAGGTCAATTTGAAGGGGAATCACTAGAAACTGTCAATGAAGATCAAGCCAAAGAAGCTGGTTATGACTCTTATGAGGAGTATGAAAGCGAAGAAAGAAAACCGAATGAAGATGAATGGTCTTGGCTAGCTAACGCACATTACTATGCTGACCAATCAGGTTATGCAGAAGGCGCTGATAAAGTGCAAGAGCGGATGACCGATGCGATTGAAAAAATTGCAGAAAAACAAAGTGAAGAAGGTGGCGGCAATGTCTTAGTTGTCAGTCATGGCATGTCCATTAATGTGATGCTAGCCGGTATGACGGATAAGTATGAAGGAGATTCATTAGAAAATGCTAGCGTGACCAAAATCCATTACCAAGACGGTGATTTAGATGTAGAAAACATTGGCGATACTTCTTATCTAGAAGAAGGCGAAGAATAA
- the hprK gene encoding HPr(Ser) kinase/phosphatase, with protein MAETVKVGELAKALDLEIVSGDEQALSREIITGDISRPGLELTGYFNYYSHDRLQLFGSKEITFSRRMMSEERLMIMRRLCAEDTPGFIISRGLEVPEEMLTTCTENQLPILRSKITTSRLSGQISSYLDGRLAVRESVHGVLVDVYGLGVLLQGDSGIGKSETALELIKRGHRLIADDRVDIYKQDELTLIGEPPQILEHLIEIRGIGIIDVMHLFGASAVRSKMQIQLAVYLESWEKDKKYDRLGSSDDTVELNEVAIPQVRIPVKTGRNLSIIIEVAAMNFRARTMGYDATKSFEDRLTRLIEENSDL; from the coding sequence ATGGCGGAAACCGTAAAAGTAGGTGAATTAGCCAAAGCTTTAGATTTAGAAATCGTAAGTGGCGATGAGCAAGCTTTGTCACGCGAGATTATCACAGGCGATATTTCACGCCCTGGTCTTGAATTAACGGGCTATTTTAATTATTATTCGCATGATCGCTTACAACTTTTTGGTAGCAAAGAAATTACTTTTTCACGTCGTATGATGTCAGAAGAACGGTTGATGATCATGCGTCGTTTATGTGCAGAAGATACACCAGGCTTTATTATCTCGAGAGGGTTAGAAGTGCCAGAAGAAATGCTTACAACTTGTACTGAAAATCAGTTGCCCATTTTACGTTCTAAAATTACTACTTCCCGTTTATCAGGACAAATTTCAAGTTATTTGGATGGTCGATTGGCGGTAAGAGAAAGTGTACACGGTGTACTGGTTGATGTATATGGACTAGGCGTTTTACTTCAAGGCGATAGTGGAATCGGAAAAAGTGAAACTGCTTTGGAATTGATTAAAAGAGGTCACCGTTTAATTGCCGATGATCGTGTGGATATCTATAAACAAGATGAATTAACTTTAATTGGTGAACCACCACAAATTCTTGAACATTTAATTGAAATTCGTGGAATTGGTATCATTGATGTGATGCATTTATTTGGCGCAAGTGCGGTACGTTCAAAAATGCAAATCCAACTGGCTGTTTATTTAGAGAGTTGGGAAAAAGACAAAAAATACGATCGCTTGGGATCTTCCGATGATACCGTTGAATTAAACGAAGTCGCAATCCCGCAAGTTAGGATACCCGTTAAAACAGGTCGAAACCTTTCAATTATCATTGAAGTTGCCGCAATGAATTTCCGTGCTAGAACTATGGGATATGACGCAACAAAATCTTTTGAAGACAGGCTGACACGTCTGATTGAAGAAAATTCTGATTTATAG
- a CDS encoding NAD(P)H-dependent glycerol-3-phosphate dehydrogenase yields MKQKITVLGPGSWGTALAQVLSENGHEVNLWGDNPAQIDEINTYHTNRHYLPDLKMPENIIGQKDLKTAVKDADAILLVVPTKAIRSVAKQLATIIENKPYIIHASKGLEQGTHKRISEVINEELPAEKRKGLVVLSGPSHAEEVAVHDITTITAASDDEEAAKYVQQAFMNKYLRIYTNNDVVGVETGAALKNIIAIGSGAIAGLGFGDNAKAAIMTRGLAEISRLGVAMGADPLTFSGLSGVGDLIVTCTSVHSRNWRAGNMLGKGQKLQDILDNMGMIVEGVSTTKAAMELAEHLGVEMPITETIYRVLYEDKDIDQAAKDIMMRDGKVENEFS; encoded by the coding sequence TTGAAACAAAAAATTACCGTGCTAGGTCCAGGTTCATGGGGGACAGCTTTAGCACAAGTGTTATCTGAGAACGGACATGAAGTAAATTTGTGGGGCGATAATCCCGCGCAAATTGATGAAATTAATACCTACCATACGAATCGGCATTATTTGCCAGATTTAAAAATGCCTGAAAATATTATAGGCCAAAAAGACTTAAAAACGGCAGTTAAAGATGCCGATGCGATTTTATTAGTGGTACCTACCAAAGCAATCCGCAGCGTAGCGAAACAATTAGCTACTATTATTGAAAATAAACCTTATATTATTCATGCGTCTAAAGGATTGGAACAAGGAACCCATAAACGCATTTCAGAAGTCATTAATGAAGAACTTCCCGCAGAAAAAAGAAAAGGACTCGTTGTTTTATCTGGCCCTAGTCATGCAGAAGAAGTAGCTGTTCATGATATTACAACCATTACAGCTGCAAGTGATGATGAAGAAGCAGCAAAATATGTCCAACAAGCCTTTATGAATAAATATTTGCGCATTTACACCAACAATGATGTAGTGGGCGTTGAAACAGGGGCTGCTTTAAAAAACATTATTGCTATCGGATCAGGTGCAATTGCCGGTCTTGGCTTTGGGGATAATGCCAAAGCTGCTATTATGACAAGAGGTCTGGCAGAAATTAGCCGCTTAGGAGTAGCCATGGGTGCGGATCCTTTGACCTTTAGCGGTTTAAGTGGCGTAGGCGATTTGATCGTTACTTGTACGAGTGTGCATTCGCGTAACTGGCGTGCTGGTAACATGTTAGGAAAAGGACAAAAGTTACAAGACATTTTAGATAACATGGGAATGATTGTAGAAGGTGTTTCAACAACGAAAGCAGCAATGGAACTTGCTGAACATTTAGGAGTAGAAATGCCTATTACAGAAACCATTTATCGAGTACTTTATGAAGATAAAGATATCGATCAAGCAGCTAAAGATATTATGATGCGTGATGGTAAAGTGGAAAATGAATTTTCTTAA
- a CDS encoding PspC domain-containing protein yields MKKKLTKSNSNVILTGTLAGIAEYFNIDPTIVRIIYVFISLMGIGAPVFLYIVLALIIPANRSKRGGYYRSNHGSKQRQRKEAEKVDEDDWSDF; encoded by the coding sequence ATGAAAAAGAAATTAACAAAATCCAATAGTAACGTCATATTAACAGGTACATTAGCAGGGATTGCAGAATACTTTAATATTGATCCAACGATCGTTCGTATTATTTACGTTTTCATCTCATTGATGGGAATCGGAGCCCCTGTTTTCTTATATATCGTGTTGGCTTTGATCATCCCAGCAAATCGCTCAAAGCGAGGAGGCTACTATCGTTCAAATCATGGTAGTAAGCAGCGTCAACGCAAAGAAGCGGAGAAAGTGGATGAAGATGACTGGAGTGATTTCTAG